In the Natrinema sp. CBA1119 genome, CGAGTGGATGACTCGTTCGCCCTGCCTTCGGGTATCACTCACTCTGTTTCTCTCACAGTAATCACAGGAACGGGTGCCGACCGGAAAGTCTTCTCAGCTACACTGTCAAGCGTGATTCGCTCAGTACCTCGTCTTCCCGTCGTTCCCATTACGAGAGCGTCGATACCGTTTGGTCCGACACAACCTAAGTTTGTTTCGACAGGCGATCCCTGCTCAAGACACCGGACAGCGGCCGTGGTTCTTCGCTCCGTCAAGACGGGGCGCAGTTACAGTCCGAATTCCGTCAGAGCCCGAGGTAGCCCGCGTTGGGGAGCACCCCGAGCAGATAGAGGACGCCGAGAACGAACATGAACGCCGCGATGGCCATCGCCGGCGGGTCGACGTGTGTGCCGGAGTGCGAGTAGAACACGCGCTGGGAGAGTTCGCCGATGAGGGCGCTGATCGCGCCGAACGCACCGGCGACGAGTAGCACGATCGGGTCGCTCCCGACGGCCGACGCTGCGATCACCGCGCCCGTCGACCCCAACAGCGTGATGTGGTGGGTGACGGGAATCTTCTCGACGCCGAGGTTGAGAAACAGCAGGCTCATCGCGGAAATCGCGTAGCCCAGGAAGATGCTCCCGGTCTCGAGCCAGATGAAGCCGCCGAGGATCCCGCCGACGATGCCGATGGCGGTGACGCCCGACCACTCGTACTGGTGTGGCAGCCAGGGTTCGGTCGTCAGCCGATTGGTCTCGGTGCCGCCGTCGGCAGCCACGCGCTTCTCCTCGCGCTCGAAGGGCGACATGTCGAGAATGCTTGAGCCGCCGACCCTGCCCACGAGCGGGTAGCCGAACACGAGCCGGGCCAGGAAGGCGGTCGCCACGACCGAAAGTGCGATGTTGTCCGTCGGAAAGCCGAGTCCGGCCATCACCTGGGTGATGAGCATGCCGAGGACGCCGAAGATCGCGCCGACCGCGAGGATGTCGGGCTTGGTTCCGAACGCGTACAAAATGTTCTTCCCGAAATGATAGTCCCAGTCGTCGGGTTCCATCTCGGGGTACTTCCGGCCGGCGTACGCCGTCGCGGCCACGCCGCCGGCGAACGCGATATGGGGACCGGTGACCGCGCCGAAGCCGATCGTCCCGGTGATGCCGGTCGCGATGGTACCGGCACCGACGGCATCGAGTCCGCCGAGTTCGCCCTCGAGGACGGCCAGCCCCTCGCCGAGGAAGACGACGAACCCCGTGAAGACGAACGCGGGCAGCGCCCCGAGGGCCGCGCCGAACGCGCCGCCGGCGAGGGCGGCAATGAGCAGGACGACGAACGCCTCGAGTTCCATCCCGATGACGGGAACCTGGAGGAGTACCTGGAACATGGGTTACTCCTCCGCGTCTTGCGCCCAGTCGCGCGATCGGTCGACGGCGTCCGACCAGCGGTCGTAGCGCCGATCGGCGTCGTCCCGGTCCATCTCGGGTTCGAACTCCGCGTCGACCTGCCAGTTGCTCCGCAACTCGTCGGGATCGCTCCAGTAGCCGACCGCGAGTCCGGCCGCGTAGGCCGACCCCAGCGCCGTGGTCTCGTCGACGACGGGGCGAACGATCGCCGAGCCGATGATGTCCGACTGGAGCTGACAGAGGAAGTTGTTCTTGACCGCGCCGCCGTCGACCTTCAGCGAGCGCATCTCGATACCCGAGTCGGCCTCCATCGCCTCCGCGACGTCGCGCGTCTGGTAGGCGATCGACTCGAGGGTCGCGCGAACGACGTGTTCCTTGCGAGTGCCCCGTGTCATCCCGACGATGGTGCCGCGTGCGCGCTGGTCCCAGTGGGGCGCGCCCAGTCCCGTAAAGGCGGGAACGACGTAGACGCCGTCAGTCGTGTCGACGCTGCGGGCGAGCGACGCCGTTTCGGCTGGGTCGTCGATCAGCGTCATGTCCTCGAGCCACTCGATCGCCGCGCCCGTGACGAAGATCGACCCCTCGAGCGCGTACTGAACCGCCTCACCCGAGCGCTGGAAGCCGATCGTTGTCAGCAGACCGTGATCGCTCTCGACGGCCTCGTTACCGGTGTTCATCAGGAAGAACGAGCCGGTACCGTAGGTGTTCTTCGCGTCGCCGGCGTCGAAACAGGTCTGGCCGAACAGGGCCGCCTGCTGGTCGCCCAGCGCACCCGCGACCGGAATTTCGGCCTCGAGGAACCCGTCGGGGTCAGTCGACCCGTACGTTTCGTCGTCGCTCGAGGGGCGGACCTCGGGCAACATCGCCTCGGGGATCGAGAACTCCGCGAGGAGGTCGTCGTCCCACGCGAGCTCGTGGATGTTGTACAGCATCGTCCGCGAGGCGTTCGTGACCTCCGTAACGTGCTCGCCCGTGAGGTTGTAGATCAACCACGAGTCGATGGTCCCGAACAGGACCTCTCCCTCTTCCGCGCGGTCGCGGATGTCCTGTGGACGGGAGCGCTCGAGTTTGATCGGATCGGCGTTGTCGAGCAGCCACTCGGCTTTCGTCGCCGAGAAGTAGGCGTCGGCCTCGAGGCCGGTCTTGTCGCGGATGGTTTCGACCATTCCGTCGTCCTCGAGCTGTTCGACGCGGTCCGTCGTCCGTCGGTCCTGCCAGACGATGGCGTTGTGGACCGGCTTTCCGGAATCGGCGTCCCACAGCAGTGTCGTCTCCCGCTGGTTAGTCACCCCGATGGCCTCGAGCCGGTCGGGACCGATGTCCGCCTGCCCGAGCGCCCGTCGGATGACCTCTTTGGTGTTTTCCCAGATTTCCATCGGGTCGTGTTCGACCCAGCCGGGTTCCGGATAGATCTGTTCGTGTTTCTGGTAGGCGTTCGCGACGACCTGCCCTTCGTGATCGAAGACGATGAAGCGGGTCCCGGTCGTTCCCTGGTCGACCGCACCGACGTACGTGGATTCTGTCACTCGTATTCACCCGGTGTTGTGTAGCCACGCGACGATTTACTATTGGTCGCGTGATACCGGTAAACAATTTTGACGATCATTATAAACGTTTCTGAACGTGTCACAACATGACATAGAATCACTAGTAGGACTGGAATCCCGTAATAACGGTCCAGATACGGGAACACGACGGGTTCGAAGCCGTCAATCTGGCCGCCTGATCGTGTCGTCCCGCCGTAGACGAGCCGACCGCCACAGGAATTTACGGGTGTTTGGCTATCACCGATAAAATAATGGGAGGGGCGATCGTAGATGTGGACGAAGGGATGGCAACCGATACGGAGGTCCTCGTTCTCGGCGGCGGCTCGACCGGCTGCGGTATCGCCCGCGATCTGGCGCGCCGCGGCCTCGAGGTCACGCTCGTCGAGCGAGGAACCCTCACAGACGGAACGACCGGCCGGATGCACGGACTACTGCACAGCGGCGGGCGGTACGCGGTGTCCGACCGGGCCAGCGCGCGGGAGTGTATCGAGGAGAACGAGGTGCTCCGGGAGATCGCGGGCCACTGTGTCGAGGAGACCGGCGGCCTGTTCGTCCAGCGACCCGAGGACCCGGACGACTACTTCCGCGAGAAACTCGAGGGCTGTCGTGAGTGTGGGATCCCCGCTCGCGTGCTCTCGGGCGCGGAAGCCCGCGAGGTCGAACCGCATCTCGCGGCGGACGTGAAGCGAGCGATCGAGGTTCCCGACGGCGCGGTCGACCCGTTCCGGCTCTGCGTCGCGAACGCGATCGACGCCGAGACCAACGGCGCGCGGATCGAGACCCACGCGGAAGTGGTGGACCTCTTGCGCGACGGCGACGACATCTATGGGGTCGAAGTGCGCCACGATTCGGGGCCCGGAAAGCGTACGCAGGCGACAGCCGGGACGACCGAGGAGATCACCGCCGACTACGTCGTCAACGCGACCGGCGCGTGGGCCGGCCAGATCGGCGCGATGGCCGACCTCGAGATCGCGGTCCGGCCCTCCAAGGGCGTCATGACGATCATGAACGTCCGGCAGGTCGACACGGTGATCAACCGCTGTCGACCAAAGGGCGACGCCGACATCGTGGTTCCCCACGAGACGACGGCGATCCTCGGGACGACCGACGAGGAGGTCTCGGATCCGGACGACTACCCGGAAGCGGGGTGGGAGGTCGATCAGATGATCGACACCCTCTCGGAACTCGTCCCGATCCTCGAGGAGGCTCGAACGATCCGCTCGTTCTGGGGTGTCCGCCCGCTGTACGAGCCGCCGGGAACCGGCACCGAGGACCCGACCGACATCACGCGGGACTTCTTCCTGCTCGATCACGCCGACCGCGACGGCGTCTCGGGGATGTCGAGCATCGTCGGCGGCAAGTTCACCACCTACCGGGCGATGGCCGAGGAGATTTCCGACCACGTCTGTGAGAAACTCGGCGTGACCGCCGCCTGTACGACCGCCGAGGAACCCCTGCCCGGCAGCGAGAACGTCGAAACGCTCGAGGCCGGCATGGACGATTTCGGCCTGCGCTCGCCGGTGGCCCGCCGGAGCAAACAACGGTTGGGAAGTCGGGCGCGCGACGTGCTCGACACGGACCAGCCGAACCCGGTGCTCTGCCAGTGCGAGGGGGTAACGCGCGCGGAGGTTCGAGACGCGATCTCGCAGTCGGGCTCGGATCTGAACGCGGTTCGGATCCGGACGCGCGCCTCGATGGGGAACTGTCAGGGCGGCTTCTGCTGTCAGAATATGGCGAACGAACTTCACCCCGAGTACGACGAGGAGACGGTCCGCGAGGCGCTGGACGTCCTCTTTCAGGAGCGCTGGAAGGGCGAGCGCCACGCGCTGTGGGGCGAACAGCTCTCGCAGGCGATGCTTAACTACGCGCTGCACGCGGCGACGATGAACCGGGACCGCGATCCCGCGAGCGCGGACGCGGACACGGCGGCAATCGATTTCGCGGCCTTCGATAGCGGCCGGACCGAGGGGGACCGGATCGACGGCTCGCGGGGGGTCCGATAGATGGCGATCGAGGACGACGTCCTCGTCATCGGCGGCGGACTCGCCGGTGCGACCGCAGCGCTCGCCGCGACAGAGCGAGATGGAGACGTGCAAGTTCGGCTGGTTTCGTCCAAGCAGAGCACGCTTCGGCACGCGAGCGGGTTGATCGACGTTCTCGGATACACGCCGGCGGGCGACGGCCCGCTCGTGGATCCGTTCGACGCGCTCGAGGGACTCCCCGACGGACACCCCTACGAGCGCATCGGGAGCGAGGCGGTCCGCGAGGCGCTCGAGTTCTTCGACGATATCGCGGGCGAGGCCTACGACGGGGCCCACACCGACGCGAACGCGCTCGTCCCGACCCACGGCGGCACGGTCAAGCCGACCGCCAGATATCCGGTTTCGACCGCCGCTGGACTCGCGAGTGACGACCGCAACGCCCTGCTCGTCGGCTTCGAGACGCTGCCGGACTTCGAAGCGCCGCTGGCGGCGTCACACCTCGAGGCGGCGGGCGTCCCCTTCGAGGCCCGCGGGGTCACGGTTCAGTTCTCCGGCATCGCTCGAGACGACGCGAAGATCACGCGGTACGCGCACCTGCTCGACCACAACGAATCCGTAGCGACGACGTTCGGTGAGACGACCGCCCGCGAGGCGCTCGCCGAGACCGTTCGCCCCCACCTCGAGGGCGAGTCCCGCGTGGGCTTCCCCGCGGTCCTCGGCGACGAGCGCGCCGACGCGGTCAGAGCCGGCCTCGCGGACCGACTCGGCGTCGACGTCTTCGAGGTCCCGATGGGGCCGCCCAGCCTGCCCGGAATGCGACTCGAGGATCTCCTGTACGACGCGCTCGAGGAGCGGGGCGTCCGGGTGACGACGGGGGTTCCGGTCGTCGATTACGAGACCGACGCGGGCGAGACGGCCCCGAACGGTCCCGAACGGATCGATCACGTTGTCGTCGACCGGAACGGCAGCGAGATTCCCCACCGCGCCGACCAGTACGTGCTCGCGACGGGCGGACTGGTCGGAAAGGGCGTCCGATCGGAGCGCGAGCGGGTGTTCGAACCGGTCTTCGACTGCCACGTCCCGCACGCGGCGGACCGCTACGACTGGTTCGTCGACGACGTCTTCAGCGACCAGCCCTACGCGCGGTTCGGGCTGCCGGTCGACCGCGACCTTCGCCCGCTCGACGCCGGCGACGAGCCCGAGTTTTCGAACCTCCGGGCGGCGGGTGCGGTGCTCGGCGGCTACGACTTCGCGGCGGAGAAATCGGGCGCCGGCGTCTCGCTCGCGACGGGCTACGTCGCGGGCCGGCGCGCCGCCTCGGAGGGCGAACGATGAAAGACGACGCGTGCGCCTCGAGCGGCGGAATCGAACGACGGGACGCACACGATCGGAGCCGGCCGACCGACACGAGCGGCACGGACGATACGAACGGCACGGACGATACGAACGGAATGGACGGCGACAACCGACTGATTCAGCTAATTCAATGAGCGACGCAGAACGACCGACAGACGACCCAGCGGGCGACGACGAGTTCGAGCCGATTCAGGTCTTTCCCGAGGCCGAGGAGATGGACCTTCGGCCGGGCGCGGACGACTGCTACAAGTGCTCGACCTGCGACACGAACTGTCCCGTCGCCGAGGTAGACGACGAGTTCCCCGGGCCGAAGTTCCAGGGCCCCGAGCAGTGGCGGCTCAAGCGCCAGGACGACCACGACATCGACGACTCGGTGATGAAGTGCTCGAACTGCATGCGCTGTGACAGTGCCTGCCCATCGGACGTCCCTCTCTCCCAGATGCACAACACCGCTCGAGGGGAGTACGTCGAGGAGCAGATGGACACGTTCTCGCGAGAGTACGTTCGGAATCGCATCCTCGCGAACTACCGCCGACTCGCCCCGCTCGGGTCGATGTTCCCACGGACGACGAATTTCGTGATGGGGCTCTCCGCGACGCAGTGGCTGGGCGAGAAACTCCTCGGAATTACGAGCGAGCGGGAATTGCCGGCGTTCGCGACGGAGACGTTTCGGGAGTGGTGGATGAAGCGAGGTGGCAACGCCACCTCGAAAAAGCGAGCGCAGAAGGCGCGAGTCGCGAGGGGCTCGGAGAGTCCCTCGGACCGTGCGAGCGGGCAGTCGGCCCGCGAGCAGACAGAGCGAGGCGGTGCACAGGTTCAAAGCGACGAGAAGCGCATCGCCTACTTCCACGGCTGCTACGCGAACTACAACACGCCAGAGGTGGCCAAGGCCCTCGTGCGGGTCTACGAACATTTCGGCTACGAGATCATGGTTCCCGACCAGCACTGTTCGGGGACGCCGATGTTCGCCAACGGGATGCTCGAGGACGCGCGCCGGTCGGCTGAAACGAACGTCAGGGAACTCGCCGCGGCGCTCGCGGACGGCGCGGACGTCGTCGCCTCCTGCAGTTCGTGTTCGATGTCGATCCGGCAGGAGTACCCCGAACTGTTCGACTTCGAGGGATGCGAGGACGTCGCCGAGAACACCTGGGACGCCGTCGAGTACCTCCGGGTCCACGAGGACCTCGAGGGCGAACTCGAGGGGACGTCGATCGACGGGGCGCTTGCGGATTCGAACTTCGCCTACCACGCACCGTGTCACGCACGGAATCAGGGCCTCGATGGGCAGACGATGGAGGTGCTGGCGGCGATCGACGGCGTCGACGCCCACGATGTCGGCGACTCCTGTTCGGGGATCTCCGGAACCTACGGCTGGAAGGCCGAGAATTACGAAACATCCATGAAAATCGGGTCGGAAATGGTCGACCACATGGAAGATGCGGACGCGGAAACGGGACTCACGGAGTGTCCGACCTGCTCGATGCAGATGGAACACGGGACCGGCTACGAGATCACCCACACGCTCGAGGTGCTCGAGGCGGCGCTGGTCGGAACCGAGACGGGGGCAGACGCGCAGTAATGGACCTTCAGGAGCGAATCGCTCGCCGTCGATCGGCGCGGCAGGGGAGACGAATCGTCGTGGATCGCGACCAGCTCAGCCCGGTCGTCCACCGGCCGGAACCGGTCGGCCGGGGCCCCGTGCTGGAGCAACTGCTCGACGCGCTCGAGCCGGTCTTCGACGGGGGGCTGCCGCCGCCGGTCGCGATCGTCGGGCCGTCGGGATCGGGAACGTCGGCGGTCGTGACCGCGATGTTCGACGCGTTGAACGACCAGTTCGGCGGCTCGAGCCGGGAGATCGCGACGACGACAAGGGGCGGACGCACCGAGCCGGTGACCTGGTTCGTCACCGTCGACGGCCGGCAGGTCGAGAGTCCCTTCGCGTTCTATCGAGCGGTGCTGTCGGGGCTCTCGTCGGAACGGGTGCCCGAGAGCGGCGTGGGCACCGACGACCTTCGCGAGCGCCTCCAAGACAGGCTGTCCCGTCCGGATCGGCGCGCCGTCGTCGCGATCGATCACCACGACGAGCCCGAGACCCTCGCGATCGATCGCGTTTGCGAGTTGCTATCGCCGGTCGAGGACCGCGTCGCCACGGTCACGGTCGGACGGACCGAACCCGACGATCACCGAGGCGAGACGGTCACCGTCCCGGCCTACCGCAATCACGAACTCGTCGACGTCGTCACCGATCGCGTTTCGACGGGACTCGCGGCGGGCGCGCTCGATCACGACGCAGTCCGTGAACTGGCCGACTGGGCCGACGGGAACGCCCACGACGCGCTCGCGGCCCTGTTCGGCGCCGCCGTCCTCGCGAGCGAGGACGAGGCCGAGCGGATCGAGTCCCCCCACCTCGAGGCGGCGCGGACCGACGTGCCCGACGACGGCGTGCACGTCGCTCGAGCGCTCGCGCTTTCAGCCACCCGGCAGCGGGTGTTGCTCGCGCTCGTCGATATCGATCCGAGTGACAGCCCGATCCGCGAGCTAGCGAGCGCTATCGCCGCCCGGTCGTCACTCACCGTCGGAACGGTCACGCGATTCCTCTACGAACTCGCGGATCGAGGCGTCATCGAACGGGTTCGGTTGTCGTCCTCCGGTCACAACAGCGGGCGGCAACCCAGCACGGTCGAACCGCGGTACCCCACGATCGCGTTCCGATCGCTGACGACGGTCTCGCTCGACGACACTCCGTGATCGGTGACGCTCCGTGATCGGTGACGCTCCGTGATCGACGGCCGATACAATCATTTTTGACCGTGCGGCGGAATGAGTTGGACGACAACGGGGACACATGACTATCGAGATCGCGGAAACGGCCAGCCCGTCCGGGCTCGAGGTATACGATTCCATCGAGCAACGCCGCTTGCAGATCGAAGCGCCGGGGACAGTGTCGTTCGATGCGGTCGAGGGGGAGTTCTGTTTCCCGATCGACGAGACGTGCCGACTCGAGACCGATTCGATCACGTTCAATCAGCTCTACTCCGTCACCGTTCACGACGAAACCGGTCGCACGGAGGCGAGTTTCGACGCCAGTGAAACGGTTCAACTCGAGGAACGGACCCAATTCGTGGGGTTGAGCGGCCCGATCAAGCTGTACTGTCGCATCGACGCACCGGGCACGATCGACATCGGGCTGACGTCGATCCGGATTTCGACCGATCGAGAGACGACGGTTGAACTCGGTGCGCGGTCACTCCACGACCGGCCGCGGGGGACTATCACCACACCGCCCGACGTCGAATCGATGATGGAGGCCGTTTCCGCGCTTCCGTCCGCTCTCAAAACGACCTCGCCGGAGCGGACGTGGCCGACGCTGCGCGGCCATCCGCCGTTGCTCGAACTCGGCGACCGACTCGAGATTCCCGACGCTATCGATCCACCGGACGGCGAGATCTCGCTGACCGTCCCGCGGGAGTACGCTTCGGTATATCAGGTCGCTCCGCTCGCGTTCTTCCTCGGGGCGACGATCCGGCCCGGGACCGAGCCGATGCTCGAGACGTCGCGCTTCGAGTACTCGCTCTCGACTCCCCGCTCGTTCGAAGACGAGATGGCCCACCTTCTGAAACGATTC is a window encoding:
- the glpB gene encoding glycerol-3-phosphate dehydrogenase subunit GlpB — encoded protein: MAIEDDVLVIGGGLAGATAALAATERDGDVQVRLVSSKQSTLRHASGLIDVLGYTPAGDGPLVDPFDALEGLPDGHPYERIGSEAVREALEFFDDIAGEAYDGAHTDANALVPTHGGTVKPTARYPVSTAAGLASDDRNALLVGFETLPDFEAPLAASHLEAAGVPFEARGVTVQFSGIARDDAKITRYAHLLDHNESVATTFGETTAREALAETVRPHLEGESRVGFPAVLGDERADAVRAGLADRLGVDVFEVPMGPPSLPGMRLEDLLYDALEERGVRVTTGVPVVDYETDAGETAPNGPERIDHVVVDRNGSEIPHRADQYVLATGGLVGKGVRSERERVFEPVFDCHVPHAADRYDWFVDDVFSDQPYARFGLPVDRDLRPLDAGDEPEFSNLRAAGAVLGGYDFAAEKSGAGVSLATGYVAGRRAASEGER
- a CDS encoding universal stress protein, which gives rise to MTERRTTAAVRCLEQGSPVETNLGCVGPNGIDALVMGTTGRRGTERITLDSVAEKTFRSAPVPVITVRETE
- the glpA gene encoding anaerobic glycerol-3-phosphate dehydrogenase subunit GlpA, which codes for MATDTEVLVLGGGSTGCGIARDLARRGLEVTLVERGTLTDGTTGRMHGLLHSGGRYAVSDRASARECIEENEVLREIAGHCVEETGGLFVQRPEDPDDYFREKLEGCRECGIPARVLSGAEAREVEPHLAADVKRAIEVPDGAVDPFRLCVANAIDAETNGARIETHAEVVDLLRDGDDIYGVEVRHDSGPGKRTQATAGTTEEITADYVVNATGAWAGQIGAMADLEIAVRPSKGVMTIMNVRQVDTVINRCRPKGDADIVVPHETTAILGTTDEEVSDPDDYPEAGWEVDQMIDTLSELVPILEEARTIRSFWGVRPLYEPPGTGTEDPTDITRDFFLLDHADRDGVSGMSSIVGGKFTTYRAMAEEISDHVCEKLGVTAACTTAEEPLPGSENVETLEAGMDDFGLRSPVARRSKQRLGSRARDVLDTDQPNPVLCQCEGVTRAEVRDAISQSGSDLNAVRIRTRASMGNCQGGFCCQNMANELHPEYDEETVREALDVLFQERWKGERHALWGEQLSQAMLNYALHAATMNRDRDPASADADTAAIDFAAFDSGRTEGDRIDGSRGVR
- a CDS encoding Cdc6/Cdc18 family protein yields the protein MDLQERIARRRSARQGRRIVVDRDQLSPVVHRPEPVGRGPVLEQLLDALEPVFDGGLPPPVAIVGPSGSGTSAVVTAMFDALNDQFGGSSREIATTTRGGRTEPVTWFVTVDGRQVESPFAFYRAVLSGLSSERVPESGVGTDDLRERLQDRLSRPDRRAVVAIDHHDEPETLAIDRVCELLSPVEDRVATVTVGRTEPDDHRGETVTVPAYRNHELVDVVTDRVSTGLAAGALDHDAVRELADWADGNAHDALAALFGAAVLASEDEAERIESPHLEAARTDVPDDGVHVARALALSATRQRVLLALVDIDPSDSPIRELASAIAARSSLTVGTVTRFLYELADRGVIERVRLSSSGHNSGRQPSTVEPRYPTIAFRSLTTVSLDDTP
- a CDS encoding anaerobic glycerol-3-phosphate dehydrogenase subunit C gives rise to the protein MSDAERPTDDPAGDDEFEPIQVFPEAEEMDLRPGADDCYKCSTCDTNCPVAEVDDEFPGPKFQGPEQWRLKRQDDHDIDDSVMKCSNCMRCDSACPSDVPLSQMHNTARGEYVEEQMDTFSREYVRNRILANYRRLAPLGSMFPRTTNFVMGLSATQWLGEKLLGITSERELPAFATETFREWWMKRGGNATSKKRAQKARVARGSESPSDRASGQSAREQTERGGAQVQSDEKRIAYFHGCYANYNTPEVAKALVRVYEHFGYEIMVPDQHCSGTPMFANGMLEDARRSAETNVRELAAALADGADVVASCSSCSMSIRQEYPELFDFEGCEDVAENTWDAVEYLRVHEDLEGELEGTSIDGALADSNFAYHAPCHARNQGLDGQTMEVLAAIDGVDAHDVGDSCSGISGTYGWKAENYETSMKIGSEMVDHMEDADAETGLTECPTCSMQMEHGTGYEITHTLEVLEAALVGTETGADAQ
- the glpK gene encoding glycerol kinase GlpK encodes the protein MTESTYVGAVDQGTTGTRFIVFDHEGQVVANAYQKHEQIYPEPGWVEHDPMEIWENTKEVIRRALGQADIGPDRLEAIGVTNQRETTLLWDADSGKPVHNAIVWQDRRTTDRVEQLEDDGMVETIRDKTGLEADAYFSATKAEWLLDNADPIKLERSRPQDIRDRAEEGEVLFGTIDSWLIYNLTGEHVTEVTNASRTMLYNIHELAWDDDLLAEFSIPEAMLPEVRPSSDDETYGSTDPDGFLEAEIPVAGALGDQQAALFGQTCFDAGDAKNTYGTGSFFLMNTGNEAVESDHGLLTTIGFQRSGEAVQYALEGSIFVTGAAIEWLEDMTLIDDPAETASLARSVDTTDGVYVVPAFTGLGAPHWDQRARGTIVGMTRGTRKEHVVRATLESIAYQTRDVAEAMEADSGIEMRSLKVDGGAVKNNFLCQLQSDIIGSAIVRPVVDETTALGSAYAAGLAVGYWSDPDELRSNWQVDAEFEPEMDRDDADRRYDRWSDAVDRSRDWAQDAEE